The Vibrio navarrensis genome has a segment encoding these proteins:
- the murA gene encoding UDP-N-acetylglucosamine 1-carboxyvinyltransferase: MEKFRVIGSTKPLSGEVTISGAKNAALPILFASILAEEPVEVANVPHLRDIDTTMELLKRLGAKVERNGSVHVDPSSITEYCAPYDLVKTMRASIWALGPLVARFGHGQVSLPGGCAIGARPVDLHITGLEQLGATITLEDGYVKATVDGRLQGAHIVMDKVSVGATITIMCAATLAQGTTVLDNAAREPEIVDTAKFLNTLGAKISGAGTDTITIEGVERLGGGRHAVVADRIETGTFLVAAAVSGGKVVCRNTNAHLLEAVLAKLEEAGALVETGDDWISVDMTGRELKAVNVRTAPHPGFPTDMQAQFTLLNMMAKGGGVITETIFENRFMHVPELMRMGAKADIEGNTVICGDVTRLSGAQVMATDLRASASLVIAGCIAKGETIVDRIYHIDRGYDKIENKLNALGANIERFRESS, encoded by the coding sequence ATGGAAAAGTTTCGTGTTATTGGGTCAACTAAGCCGCTTAGTGGTGAAGTGACCATCTCTGGGGCTAAAAACGCCGCACTGCCTATTTTGTTTGCTTCGATTTTGGCTGAGGAGCCGGTTGAAGTGGCCAATGTTCCTCACCTGCGTGATATTGATACCACCATGGAACTGCTCAAACGCCTTGGCGCGAAAGTCGAGCGCAATGGTTCCGTGCATGTTGACCCTAGCTCAATTACGGAATACTGCGCGCCGTATGATTTGGTCAAAACCATGCGTGCTTCGATTTGGGCTCTCGGTCCGTTGGTCGCGCGTTTTGGTCATGGTCAAGTCTCTTTGCCTGGTGGTTGTGCGATTGGTGCCCGTCCGGTGGATTTGCATATCACTGGCCTGGAGCAGTTGGGTGCGACCATCACACTGGAAGATGGTTACGTGAAAGCAACCGTCGATGGCCGCTTGCAAGGCGCTCACATCGTGATGGATAAAGTGAGTGTCGGTGCAACCATCACCATCATGTGTGCGGCCACCTTAGCGCAAGGTACCACTGTGCTGGATAACGCCGCGCGCGAGCCGGAAATTGTTGATACCGCCAAATTCCTTAACACGCTCGGCGCGAAAATTTCTGGCGCGGGCACTGATACCATCACCATTGAAGGGGTTGAACGCCTTGGTGGCGGCCGTCATGCGGTGGTCGCGGATCGGATTGAAACCGGTACTTTTTTGGTCGCAGCGGCGGTATCTGGCGGGAAAGTAGTGTGTCGTAATACCAATGCCCATCTTTTGGAAGCGGTATTGGCCAAATTAGAAGAAGCGGGTGCGCTGGTGGAAACGGGCGACGATTGGATTTCGGTCGATATGACTGGGCGTGAGCTCAAAGCCGTCAATGTTCGTACCGCCCCACATCCCGGTTTCCCAACTGATATGCAAGCTCAGTTCACTTTGCTCAATATGATGGCGAAAGGTGGCGGCGTTATCACCGAAACCATCTTTGAAAACCGTTTTATGCACGTTCCTGAGCTAATGCGTATGGGGGCGAAGGCCGATATCGAAGGTAATACCGTTATCTGTGGCGATGTGACTCGTTTGAGTGGCGCACAAGTGATGGCGACCGATTTGCGCGCTTCGGCCAGTTTGGTGATTGCGGGCTGCATCGCCAAAGGGGAGACGATTGTTGATCGCATTTACCATATCGACCGTGGCTACGACAAAATTGAAAATAAACTCAATGCATTAGGTGCAAATATTGAGCGTTTTCGTGAGTCAAGCTAA
- the ibaG gene encoding BolA family iron metabolism protein IbaG: protein MDSAKVQQLLEEALNLEEVHVKGEGSHYEVVAVDARFAEMSRVKKQQMIYAPLMEYIQRNDIHAVSIKTYTPTEWARDKKLMSL from the coding sequence GTGGATAGCGCAAAAGTACAGCAGTTACTAGAAGAAGCACTGAACCTTGAAGAGGTGCATGTAAAAGGTGAAGGTAGCCACTATGAAGTGGTTGCTGTGGACGCTCGTTTCGCTGAAATGAGCCGCGTTAAGAAACAACAAATGATTTACGCACCTCTTATGGAGTACATCCAGCGGAATGATATTCACGCTGTCTCGATTAAAACTTACACGCCAACTGAATGGGCCCGTGATAAGAAACTGATGTCTCTGTAA
- a CDS encoding STAS domain-containing protein yields the protein MAQAQWQQIAADKIALRGDLDRDEVPSLWQFAQHWKPGATQVECSLAEIKRVDSAGMVMLIHLIEHAKRQNCHIMLSFVPAQLRTLFQLSNVETVVAGHIQSYQG from the coding sequence ATGGCGCAGGCACAATGGCAGCAAATCGCTGCAGATAAAATCGCTCTTCGCGGAGATTTAGATCGTGACGAAGTGCCGTCATTGTGGCAATTTGCCCAGCATTGGAAGCCCGGCGCGACGCAGGTGGAATGCTCTTTGGCTGAGATCAAACGGGTGGATTCTGCCGGAATGGTGATGCTAATTCACTTAATAGAGCATGCAAAACGACAAAACTGTCATATAATGCTCAGTTTCGTGCCAGCGCAGTTGCGCACACTGTTTCAACTAAGTAACGTCGAAACTGTGGTTGCCGGACATATTCAAAGTTATCAGGGGTAA
- a CDS encoding MlaC/ttg2D family ABC transporter substrate-binding protein, translating into MLQRLFVAVTLLLLSVNVSAQEIDKTDPYKMMKQVSQTTFQRLAADQALIQKNPEHLKVVVEEELMPYINDKYAALKLLGPNLKGAKREDVGEFITAFRAYLVTSYAQVLTQYTDQKVEFGPEPPLDDSKRITSIKVDIIDSPRPNIKLEFKLRKEKDGEWQAFDMVAEGISLLSSKQSEWNGKIRQEGVLAVAKELEQLAAQPIRFEVKN; encoded by the coding sequence ATGTTGCAACGTTTATTCGTGGCAGTCACGTTACTGCTGCTGAGCGTCAATGTCTCAGCACAAGAGATCGATAAAACCGATCCTTATAAGATGATGAAGCAAGTTTCTCAGACAACCTTTCAGCGTTTGGCCGCCGATCAAGCGCTGATCCAGAAAAATCCTGAGCACCTCAAAGTGGTGGTCGAAGAGGAATTGATGCCTTACATCAACGACAAATACGCGGCGCTAAAATTATTAGGCCCCAATTTGAAAGGGGCGAAGCGAGAAGACGTAGGTGAGTTTATTACCGCGTTTCGTGCCTATTTGGTGACTTCTTACGCCCAAGTACTCACGCAATATACCGATCAGAAAGTCGAGTTTGGCCCAGAGCCGCCACTGGACGACTCGAAACGCATTACTAGCATTAAGGTCGATATCATTGACTCTCCAAGGCCGAACATCAAACTGGAGTTCAAGCTGCGTAAAGAAAAAGATGGTGAGTGGCAAGCGTTTGACATGGTGGCAGAAGGGATCAGTTTACTTTCTAGCAAACAGTCCGAGTGGAATGGCAAGATTCGCCAAGAGGGCGTGTTGGCCGTTGCAAAAGAACTGGAACAGTTGGCGGCGCAGCCAATCCGCTTCGAGGTAAAAAATTAA
- the mlaD gene encoding outer membrane lipid asymmetry maintenance protein MlaD yields MQQTRKTELWVGSFVLAGICAILVMIFQVADVKGLGSGDSYALKAEFDNIGSLKVRSPVKVGGVVIGRVSSIELNPQTLVPIVTLSISSRYNQFPETSSVQILTSGLIGEQYIGLVPGFVFDDEQMLKDGDFIEDTKSALVLEDLIGQVLYSVGNKEESKKE; encoded by the coding sequence ATGCAACAAACACGCAAAACAGAATTATGGGTTGGCAGTTTCGTCTTAGCAGGAATTTGCGCAATATTAGTGATGATTTTTCAGGTTGCTGACGTAAAAGGCTTAGGTTCAGGCGATAGTTACGCGCTCAAAGCGGAGTTCGATAACATTGGCAGCCTTAAAGTACGTTCACCGGTGAAAGTGGGTGGCGTGGTGATTGGCCGAGTCTCTTCTATCGAGCTTAACCCGCAGACCTTAGTACCGATTGTCACACTCTCGATCAGCAGCCGATACAACCAGTTTCCAGAGACGTCCAGTGTGCAGATTCTAACGTCGGGACTGATTGGTGAGCAGTATATCGGTCTGGTTCCGGGGTTTGTCTTTGACGACGAGCAAATGCTCAAAGACGGTGATTTCATTGAAGATACCAAGTCTGCCTTAGTGTTAGAAGATTTGATAGGACAAGTGCTCTACAGTGTAGGGAACAAAGAAGAGTCGAAGAAGGAATAA
- the mlaE gene encoding lipid asymmetry maintenance ABC transporter permease subunit MlaE produces the protein MSELINFVSGVGRRLMAICESFGRASLMLFGAVFTRPQPLKNLPLLVKQVHSVGVQSLAIIVVSGLFIGMVLSLQGYVILVDYGAEGSLGQMVALSLLRELGPVVTALLFAGRAGSALTAEIGLMKATEQLSSMEMMAVDPLKRVIAPRLWAGLISMPLLAMIFMAVGIWGGQLVGVDWKGIDHGSFWSAMQASVELGQDIGNSMIKCVFFAITVTWIALFNGYDAVPTSEGISRATTRTVVHSSLAVLGLDFVLTALMFGN, from the coding sequence ATGTCTGAATTGATCAACTTTGTTTCTGGGGTCGGACGCCGTTTGATGGCGATTTGTGAGTCATTTGGACGGGCGAGCCTGATGTTGTTCGGCGCAGTATTCACACGCCCGCAACCTCTGAAAAACCTGCCATTGTTAGTGAAGCAAGTCCACAGCGTCGGCGTACAATCGCTGGCGATCATCGTGGTTTCAGGCCTGTTTATCGGCATGGTGCTGAGCCTGCAAGGGTATGTGATTCTGGTCGATTACGGTGCCGAAGGCAGCTTAGGGCAGATGGTGGCACTCTCGCTACTGCGTGAGCTTGGCCCCGTGGTCACGGCATTGCTGTTTGCCGGACGAGCAGGTTCGGCACTCACGGCTGAAATTGGTTTGATGAAAGCCACCGAGCAGCTATCCAGCATGGAGATGATGGCGGTTGATCCGCTTAAGCGGGTGATTGCGCCTCGTTTGTGGGCTGGGCTAATCTCCATGCCGTTGCTGGCGATGATTTTTATGGCCGTCGGGATCTGGGGGGGGCAATTGGTTGGTGTCGATTGGAAAGGCATTGATCATGGCAGTTTCTGGTCGGCAATGCAGGCTTCGGTTGAGCTTGGGCAAGATATCGGCAATAGCATGATCAAGTGCGTTTTCTTTGCTATCACCGTCACCTGGATAGCGTTATTTAATGGATACGATGCCGTTCCAACTTCGGAAGGCATTAGCCGTGCGACAACGCGCACGGTGGTACACTCTTCTCTGGCAGTACTGGGGCTTGACTTCGTACTGACCGCACTGATGTTTGGGAACTAA
- the mlaF gene encoding phospholipid ABC transporter ATP-binding protein MlaF: MSNNDLVTIKGLTFSRGQRLIFDHVDLEVPKGKVTAIMGPSGIGKTTLLRLIGGQILPEAGEIWFDGDNIPALSRSKLYQARKKMSMLFQSGALFTDLNVFDNVAFPLREHTQLSEELIRTLVLLKLEAVGLRGASTLMPSELSGGMARRAALARAIALDPDLIMFDEPFVGQDPITMGVLVELIRNLNQALGVTSIVVSHDVPEVMSIADWVYLLADGKVIAKGTPEELRDNRDPRVQQFLQGDADGPVPFRFPAQSIEKDLFDHV; this comes from the coding sequence ATGTCGAACAACGATTTAGTTACCATTAAAGGGCTGACTTTCTCCCGAGGCCAGCGGCTGATCTTTGATCACGTTGACCTTGAGGTTCCGAAAGGCAAAGTCACCGCGATCATGGGGCCGTCCGGAATTGGTAAAACCACCTTACTGCGTTTGATCGGCGGACAAATTTTGCCCGAAGCGGGCGAAATCTGGTTTGATGGTGACAATATCCCAGCGTTATCGCGCAGTAAGCTCTATCAAGCGCGCAAGAAAATGAGCATGCTGTTCCAGTCTGGGGCGCTGTTTACCGATCTCAACGTGTTTGACAACGTCGCTTTTCCGCTGCGAGAACACACCCAATTGTCTGAAGAACTGATTCGTACCTTAGTGCTGTTAAAGCTCGAAGCGGTCGGTTTGAGAGGGGCTTCGACCTTGATGCCAAGCGAACTCTCCGGAGGCATGGCTCGCCGCGCGGCGTTAGCGCGTGCGATTGCGCTCGATCCGGATTTGATCATGTTTGATGAGCCTTTTGTCGGCCAAGATCCGATCACCATGGGGGTATTGGTTGAGCTTATTCGCAATCTCAATCAGGCGCTTGGCGTGACTTCCATCGTCGTTTCCCACGACGTCCCTGAAGTGATGAGCATTGCTGACTGGGTCTATCTGCTGGCCGATGGCAAAGTGATTGCGAAAGGCACGCCGGAGGAGTTGCGAGACAACCGCGATCCGCGTGTCCAGCAATTTTTGCAGGGTGACGCCGATGGCCCGGTGCCATTTCGCTTTCCCGCCCAGAGCATTGAGAAGGATTTATTTGACCATGTCTGA
- a CDS encoding calcium/sodium antiporter, translating into MLEAIALLIVGLVLLVWSADKLVFGSAALARNMGISPLVIGMTILAMGSSAPEMMVSATAALEGKTDTAVGNVLGSNIANIALILGITALIKPLSISSAIVRRELPLMIAVTVLSGILLWDSHLGFYEGILLFALFGVFLFAMLQISKKEQQRGDAFLDEQASEIPQGVSNGKAGLWIVVGLILLPLAADMLVDNAVVIAKHFGMSDLVIGLTIIAVGTSLPELAASLAGVLKGEDDMAVGNIIGSNVFNILAVMGLPGILNPSVLSEYAMGRDFWVMLAISLLLVVMALGKSRSISRIEGGILMICFVTYQSYLLMNMTA; encoded by the coding sequence ATGCTCGAAGCCATCGCGCTACTTATCGTCGGTCTTGTTCTACTGGTCTGGAGTGCAGACAAACTTGTGTTTGGTTCTGCCGCTTTAGCTCGCAACATGGGCATTTCACCGCTGGTGATCGGCATGACCATTTTGGCCATGGGCTCGTCAGCACCAGAAATGATGGTTTCGGCCACTGCGGCGTTAGAGGGCAAAACCGACACCGCTGTGGGGAACGTATTGGGTTCAAACATTGCCAACATCGCCTTAATTCTCGGCATCACTGCTTTGATTAAGCCGTTGTCGATCAGCTCTGCTATTGTGCGTCGTGAGCTACCTTTGATGATCGCCGTGACTGTGCTGTCTGGCATCTTGCTCTGGGACAGTCACTTAGGGTTTTACGAAGGCATTCTACTGTTTGCTCTCTTCGGTGTATTTTTATTTGCCATGCTGCAGATCAGCAAAAAAGAGCAACAGCGCGGTGATGCATTCTTAGACGAGCAAGCGTCGGAAATCCCACAAGGGGTGAGCAACGGCAAAGCTGGCCTGTGGATCGTCGTCGGCCTGATATTGCTACCTCTGGCCGCCGATATGCTGGTCGATAATGCTGTGGTGATTGCCAAACATTTTGGTATGAGTGATCTGGTCATCGGCCTGACCATTATCGCGGTCGGCACCAGCCTGCCAGAACTCGCCGCGTCTCTCGCTGGGGTGCTCAAAGGCGAAGATGACATGGCAGTGGGCAACATTATCGGTTCTAACGTGTTTAATATTCTTGCGGTGATGGGATTACCGGGCATTCTCAACCCATCCGTCTTAAGCGAATATGCGATGGGACGCGATTTCTGGGTGATGCTAGCTATTTCGTTGTTACTCGTGGTCATGGCACTGGGTAAATCTCGCAGTATCAGTCGCATCGAAGGCGGCATCCTGATGATCTGTTTTGTCACTTATCAAAGCTATCTATTGATGAACATGACCGCTTAA
- the kdsD gene encoding arabinose-5-phosphate isomerase KdsD, producing the protein MALSFDYRTVAQQVLTTEIRGLEQLAQYFDQQFEQACELMLHNQGKVVVMGMGKSGHIGKKIAASLASTGTSAFFVHPGEAAHGDLGMIERGDIVLAISNSGESSEILALFSVLKRLSIRIISMTGNPSSTMAKLADFHLQITVPEEACPLGLAPTTSTTATLVMGDAIAVALLQARGFTAEDFALSHPGGALGRKLLLKLSDIMHTGHALPKVNPEALVRDALLEISQKGLGMTAIVDESDHLLGIFTDGDLRRILDKRIDIHSAKIGDVMTERPTVADPNLLAVEGLNLMQKKKINGLMLCQQGKLVGALNMHDLLKAGVM; encoded by the coding sequence ATGGCACTTTCGTTTGATTATCGTACCGTCGCACAGCAAGTTTTAACCACGGAAATCCGGGGGCTAGAACAACTCGCGCAATACTTTGATCAGCAGTTTGAACAAGCCTGCGAGCTAATGCTGCACAATCAAGGCAAAGTGGTGGTGATGGGCATGGGCAAATCAGGTCACATCGGCAAAAAGATTGCGGCGTCGCTTGCCAGCACGGGCACCTCCGCATTTTTTGTTCATCCAGGCGAAGCCGCGCATGGCGACCTGGGTATGATCGAACGTGGTGATATCGTGCTTGCGATCTCCAACTCAGGTGAATCTTCGGAAATTCTCGCGCTTTTTTCGGTGCTCAAACGGCTGAGTATCCGCATTATCAGCATGACCGGAAATCCAAGTTCAACCATGGCCAAGCTGGCGGATTTCCACCTGCAGATCACCGTGCCAGAAGAAGCCTGTCCACTCGGACTCGCCCCCACCACCAGCACCACCGCGACCTTAGTGATGGGCGATGCGATTGCGGTTGCTCTTTTGCAAGCCAGAGGCTTTACCGCCGAAGATTTCGCCCTGTCACACCCTGGCGGTGCACTGGGGAGAAAACTGCTCCTCAAGTTGTCCGATATTATGCACACAGGTCACGCCTTGCCTAAAGTTAACCCAGAGGCTTTGGTGCGTGATGCGCTGTTGGAAATTTCGCAAAAAGGCCTTGGCATGACAGCGATTGTCGATGAAAGTGACCACTTACTCGGTATTTTTACCGACGGCGATCTACGCCGCATTCTCGATAAACGTATCGACATTCACAGTGCGAAAATTGGCGACGTCATGACGGAGCGTCCAACCGTCGCGGATCCCAATCTGCTGGCAGTCGAAGGGCTTAATTTGATGCAGAAGAAAAAAATTAACGGTTTGATGCTGTGCCAACAAGGTAAATTGGTCGGCGCGCTGAACATGCACGACCTACTTAAAGCCGGAGTGATGTAA
- the kdsC gene encoding 3-deoxy-manno-octulosonate-8-phosphatase KdsC: protein MTHSVETLYGPVESAVFAIAKEIKLLICDVDGVFSDGLIYMGNDGEELKTFHTRDGYGVKSLMNAGIEIAIITGRRSQIVENRMKALGISLIYQGQDDKVKAYADICDKLSISPQQTGYIGDDLIDWPVMEKVALQVCVADGHPLLAQRANYVTRIKGGHGAVREVCDLILQARDELDAHKGLSI from the coding sequence ATGACCCACTCAGTTGAAACGTTATACGGCCCTGTCGAGTCGGCGGTTTTTGCTATCGCCAAAGAGATCAAACTGCTGATCTGCGATGTGGATGGCGTCTTTTCCGATGGCCTTATCTACATGGGTAACGACGGTGAAGAGTTGAAGACATTCCATACTCGTGATGGCTATGGGGTGAAATCGTTGATGAACGCCGGCATTGAAATCGCCATCATCACGGGCCGCCGCTCACAGATCGTTGAAAATCGGATGAAAGCCTTAGGCATTTCCCTGATTTATCAAGGGCAAGATGACAAAGTGAAGGCCTATGCAGATATTTGTGACAAATTGTCCATCAGCCCACAGCAGACAGGTTATATTGGTGACGATCTGATAGACTGGCCAGTAATGGAAAAAGTCGCACTCCAAGTATGTGTTGCCGATGGTCACCCACTGCTCGCTCAACGAGCCAACTATGTGACCCGAATCAAAGGCGGTCATGGTGCCGTCCGCGAAGTGTGTGATCTGATTTTGCAGGCACGCGATGAGCTGGATGCTCACAAGGGTTTGAGTATATGA
- the lptC gene encoding LPS export ABC transporter periplasmic protein LptC, whose translation MSVARILYVLLFFVASWSAYYLYSQREAQTIQVAPNLELPIFSGTALKNTSYNEYGLRSHQIASSHLDHYAKSGDTIFENPTLAIYRDGEALEWKVSAKRAVLNEKQVLTLYDNVLMQNLLPDASFDTLATAKLEIDLANRDFRADQQVLLVGPQFETSGAAMQGNLQTNTATLYNKVQGRYETLTP comes from the coding sequence ATGAGTGTCGCCCGCATCCTATATGTACTGCTCTTTTTTGTTGCGTCTTGGTCGGCTTATTACTTATATAGTCAACGCGAAGCACAGACGATTCAGGTGGCACCTAACCTTGAATTGCCAATATTCAGTGGAACGGCGCTGAAGAACACCAGTTACAATGAATATGGCCTACGCAGTCACCAGATCGCGTCGTCGCATCTGGATCACTACGCCAAAAGCGGTGATACCATTTTTGAGAATCCGACACTGGCTATCTACCGTGACGGCGAAGCGTTAGAGTGGAAAGTCAGCGCCAAACGCGCGGTACTCAACGAGAAACAGGTTCTGACCCTTTACGATAATGTCCTGATGCAAAATCTGTTGCCGGATGCGAGTTTTGATACCCTGGCCACCGCCAAGCTGGAGATTGATCTGGCCAATCGTGATTTTCGCGCCGATCAGCAAGTCCTGCTGGTTGGCCCACAATTTGAAACAAGCGGAGCGGCAATGCAAGGCAACCTGCAAACCAATACCGCCACTCTGTATAATAAAGTTCAAGGTAGATATGAGACCCTTACACCTTAG
- the lptA gene encoding lipopolysaccharide transport periplasmic protein LptA yields the protein MRPLHLSLFAFVLAAPSAFALKSDTQQPVYIDSNSQQLDMRSNQVIFEGNVSLKQGSISINAERIVVTRDKEKNAIHKIEAFGKPATFSQLTDDGRTLSGKANQLDYEVTSDQLVMLGQAELSQDGNVIKGSSIKYQIAQQKLIADSSNNERVTTVLQPSQANN from the coding sequence ATGAGACCCTTACACCTTAGCCTCTTTGCATTCGTTTTAGCTGCCCCAAGCGCCTTTGCGCTCAAATCGGATACTCAGCAACCTGTCTACATCGATTCTAATTCTCAACAATTAGATATGCGCAGCAATCAGGTCATTTTTGAAGGGAATGTCTCGCTCAAACAAGGCAGCATTAGCATTAACGCCGAGCGGATTGTCGTCACCCGCGACAAAGAAAAAAACGCCATCCATAAAATTGAGGCATTTGGTAAACCCGCGACGTTTTCACAACTGACAGACGATGGTCGCACGCTAAGTGGCAAAGCCAACCAATTGGATTACGAAGTCACTTCCGATCAATTGGTGATGCTTGGCCAAGCGGAGCTGTCTCAAGATGGTAATGTAATCAAAGGCTCGTCGATCAAATACCAAATCGCGCAGCAGAAATTGATTGCCGACAGCTCAAACAATGAGCGCGTCACTACCGTATTACAACCAAGTCAGGCGAATAACTAA
- the lptB gene encoding LPS export ABC transporter ATP-binding protein, with protein MAVLRAKNLAKSYKKRKVVTDVSLQVESGQIVGLLGPNGAGKTTSFYMIVGLVPRDAGTISIDDQDISILPMHSRSKLGIGYLPQEASIFRKLSVEDNIMAVLQTRNELTREERQDKLEDLLEEFHIQHIRQSAGMALSGGERRRVEIARALAANPQFILLDEPFAGVDPISVIDIKKIIEHLRDRGLGVLITDHNVRETLDVCEKAYIVSQGHLIAEGTPEQVLNNEQVKQVYLGEQFRL; from the coding sequence ATGGCCGTTCTGAGAGCAAAAAATCTCGCTAAGAGCTACAAAAAGAGAAAAGTCGTCACTGACGTCAGCTTGCAAGTCGAATCAGGGCAGATCGTTGGCTTGCTTGGGCCCAACGGTGCAGGCAAAACTACCTCTTTTTATATGATTGTGGGCTTAGTGCCACGCGATGCAGGCACCATCAGTATTGACGATCAAGACATCAGTATTCTACCGATGCACAGCCGTTCCAAATTAGGCATTGGTTATCTTCCTCAGGAAGCCTCGATTTTTCGCAAGCTTTCTGTGGAAGACAACATCATGGCCGTGTTGCAAACGCGCAACGAGCTCACTCGCGAAGAACGCCAAGACAAACTCGAAGATCTGCTGGAAGAATTTCACATTCAGCATATTCGACAAAGTGCGGGCATGGCGCTATCTGGCGGTGAGAGACGCCGAGTCGAAATCGCCCGAGCTCTGGCAGCCAATCCTCAGTTCATCCTGCTGGACGAACCGTTTGCAGGGGTTGACCCCATCTCTGTCATCGACATCAAAAAGATTATTGAGCATCTGCGCGATCGCGGCCTTGGCGTGCTCATCACCGACCACAATGTACGCGAAACACTGGACGTATGTGAGAAAGCGTATATCGTCAGTCAAGGGCACCTGATCGCCGAAGGAACCCCGGAACAAGTTCTCAACAATGAGCAAGTAAAACAAGTTTATCTCGGCGAGCAATTCCGACTATGA
- a CDS encoding RNA polymerase factor sigma-54: MKPSLQLKLGQQLAMTPQLQQAIRLLQLSTLDLQQEIQEALESNPLLEVEESHDEPQANHEDKPSNEGSDSDDFSAEVDLPDSSDIIEKSEISNELEIDTTWDDVYSANTGNTGIALDDDMPVYQGETTETLHDYLSWQLDLTPFSETDRMIAFAIIDAVDDTGYLTISPEEILESLNSSDIELDEVEAVRKRIQQFDPLGVASQNLQECLLLQLATFPAETPWLTEAKLVLLEHIEALGNRDYKLIVKEAKLKEEDLREALKLIQQLDPRPGSKINPSEAEYVIPDVSVFKESGKWSVAINPDSIPKLKVNQQYAQLGRGNSADSQYIRSNLQEAKWLIKSLESRNETLLKVARCIVEHQHDFFEYGEEAMKPMVLNDVAMAVEMHESTISRVTTQKFMHTPRGIFELKYFFSSHVSTDNGGECSSTAIRALIKKLVAAENIAKPLSDSKIAALLADQGIQVARRTIAKYRESLGIAPSSQRKRLL; this comes from the coding sequence ATGAAACCCTCATTACAACTCAAGCTAGGTCAACAGTTAGCCATGACGCCGCAGCTTCAGCAGGCTATTCGCTTGCTGCAACTGTCGACATTGGATCTTCAACAGGAAATACAGGAAGCACTGGAATCCAACCCTCTACTTGAAGTCGAGGAGAGCCATGACGAGCCACAAGCTAACCATGAAGACAAGCCCAGCAATGAAGGGAGTGATTCTGATGATTTCAGCGCCGAAGTCGACTTGCCGGACAGCTCAGACATCATCGAGAAATCCGAAATCAGCAACGAGCTGGAAATCGATACCACTTGGGATGATGTTTACAGCGCGAATACAGGTAATACCGGTATCGCCTTAGACGACGACATGCCCGTGTATCAAGGGGAAACCACCGAAACCCTGCACGACTACCTATCGTGGCAGCTCGACCTTACGCCGTTCAGTGAAACCGATCGCATGATTGCCTTTGCCATCATCGACGCCGTGGACGACACAGGTTACTTAACCATCAGCCCAGAAGAGATTTTAGAAAGCCTAAACAGCAGCGACATTGAGCTGGATGAAGTGGAAGCGGTGAGAAAACGCATTCAGCAATTTGACCCGCTTGGTGTCGCCTCGCAAAACCTGCAAGAGTGTTTATTGTTACAACTCGCCACGTTTCCAGCCGAAACGCCATGGTTAACCGAGGCCAAGTTAGTTCTGCTGGAGCACATTGAGGCGTTAGGCAACCGTGATTACAAGCTGATCGTTAAAGAAGCTAAACTCAAAGAAGAAGATCTGCGCGAAGCGCTAAAACTGATCCAGCAGCTAGACCCAAGACCTGGCAGCAAGATCAACCCGAGCGAAGCCGAATACGTCATTCCGGATGTGTCTGTGTTTAAAGAGAGCGGTAAGTGGAGCGTGGCGATCAATCCCGACAGCATTCCAAAGCTCAAAGTGAATCAACAATATGCCCAGTTGGGACGTGGAAACAGCGCCGATAGTCAGTACATTCGCAGCAATTTGCAAGAAGCAAAATGGCTAATAAAAAGCCTAGAGAGTAGAAACGAGACACTGCTCAAAGTTGCACGATGCATAGTTGAACATCAGCACGATTTCTTCGAGTATGGGGAAGAAGCAATGAAACCCATGGTGCTGAATGATGTGGCTATGGCGGTTGAGATGCATGAGTCAACTATCTCCCGCGTGACCACGCAAAAGTTCATGCATACCCCCAGAGGGATTTTTGAATTGAAGTATTTCTTCTCCAGTCATGTGAGTACCGACAACGGAGGAGAGTGTTCATCGACAGCAATCCGCGCACTCATCAAAAAACTGGTGGCGGCAGAAAACATTGCCAAACCGTTGAGTGATAGCAAAATTGCTGCGCTACTGGCTGACCAAGGGATTCAAGTCGCTCGGCGAACGATTGCCAAGTACCGGGAGTCCTTAGGCATTGCCCCTTCAAGTCAGCGCAAACGCCTGCTTTAG